In Corylus avellana chromosome ca2, CavTom2PMs-1.0, the following proteins share a genomic window:
- the LOC132173114 gene encoding uncharacterized protein LOC132173114 isoform X2, with protein sequence MEYERIHKVQTGIISPSKLRMKLMGPHHKKKDGSNSNSARTSPSKLEDTEFVRNGLLASNNGDFDEVTSPNLEVLPIKLPSEAVLNQTFCQQKESLQKENGEMGRLKVQQFSKCESANSSAIHPMRIMEDENLDYDSNASSSSFEFHKGERSVHNPFTRSLSRPMPSKWNDAEKWIMNRQNAPVHYSKKNSSQNQTNRLPMTNIVRVAPESASYDHKLMISRTAETKRVDFCQPALHMGHEKFSFVPSGSHPVSDQAHGGNALTNLCPLSEDLKGVDHSDLSSTECSTENMTVSMRDMGTEMTPVPSQEPSRTATPVGATTPLRSPTSSIPSTPRRGAPASTPVENTTDDESQIRTEKSKKELSGEELKLKTRREIVALGVQLGKMNIAEWASKDEHEKKKPCAETINMEDYERIEFETRAAAWEEVEKSKHMARFKREEIRIEAWESQQKAKLEAEMRRIEYQVEQMRAQAQVKMVKKIAMASQRSENKRAAAEARRNREAERTAAQAEYIRQTGRLPSTHYICCGWLS encoded by the exons atGGAGTACGAGAGGATACACAAAGTTCAG ACTGGTATAATTTCTCCAAGTAAACTGAGGATGAAGCTCATGGGGCCTCACCATAAAAAAAAGGATGGATCAAACAGTAACTCTGCCAGAACTTCTCCTTCCAAGCTTGAGGATACCGAATTTGTGAGGAACGGCTTGTTAGCGTCCAACAATGGAGATTTTGATGAAG TTACATCTCCCAACTTAGAAGTTCTGCCGATCAAGCTACCCAGTGAAGCAGTCTTAAACCAGACTTTTTGCCAGCAGAAAGAGTCATTGCAGAAGGAAAATGGCGAAATGGGTCGCCTTAAAGTGCAACAGTTTTCAAAGTGTGAAAGTGCTAATTCAAGTGCAATTCATCCTATGAGAATCATGGAAGATGAAAATCTTGATTATGATAGCAATGCTAGCTCATCTAGCTTTGAGTTTCATAAAGGAGAGAGATCAGTACACAATCCGTTCACAAGATCGCTTTCAAGACCCATGCCATCTAAGTGGAATGATGCAGAGAAATGGATAATGAATAGGCAAAATGCACCTGTTCATTATTCTAAAAAGAATTCCtcacaaaaccaaacaaaccgGCTGCCAATGACAAATATTGTTAGGGTTGCTCCAGAATCTGCTAGTTATGATCACAAGTTAATGATTAGCAGAACAGCAGAGACAAAGAGGGTTGATTTCTGTCAACCTGCGTTACATATGGGGCATGAAAAGTTCTCTTTTGTCCCTTCTGGGAGTCACCCTGTTTCAGATCAAGCACATGGGGGGAATGCATTAACCAATCTATGTCCTCTAAGTGAGGATTTGAAGGGAGTTGATCACAGTGATTTATCCAGCACAGAATGTTCGACAGAAAATATGACAG TCTCAATGAGAGACATGGGAACAGAAATGACCCCTGTCCCAAGTCAAGAGCCTTCAAGGACAGCTACTCCTGTAGGAGCAACAACTCCACTCCGCAGCCCCACTTCCTCGATCCCATCTACTCCCCGAAGAGGGGCACCTGCTTCCACGCCTGTGGAGAACACCACTGATGATGAATCACAGATTCGaacagaaaaaagcaaaaaagaattGTCCGGGGAAGAATTGAAGCTCAAGACAAGAAGAGAAATTGTAGCCCTTGGTGTCCAGCTAGGTAAGATGAATATTGCTGAATGGGCAAGTAAAGATgagcatgaaaagaaaaaaccttgtGCTGAAACTATTAATATGGAGGATTATGAGCGGATTGAATTTGAGACACGCGCGGCTGCATGGGAGGAAgttgaaaaatcaaaacatatggCAAG GTTTAAGCGTGAAGAAATAAGAATCGAGGCATGGGAAAGTCAGCAGAAGGCAAAACTAGAAGCAGAGATGCGGAGAATAGAG TACCAAGTTGAACAAATGAGAGCCCAAGCTCAAGTGAAGATGGTGAAGAAGATTGCAATGGCAAGTCAAAGATCAGAAAATAAACGGGCTGCTGCGGAAGCCAGAAGAAATCGCGAGGCAGAAAGAACTGCAGCACAAGCAGAATATATTCGGCAAACAGGGCGGTTGCCATCCACACATTACATCTGTTGTGGTTGGCTATCATAA
- the LOC132173114 gene encoding uncharacterized protein LOC132173114 isoform X3, which produces MEYERIHKVQTGIISPSKLRMKLMGPHHKKKDGSNSNSARTSPSKLEDTEFVRNGLLASNNGDFDEVTSPNLEVLPIKLPSEAVLNQTFCQQKESLQKENGEMGRLKVQQFSKCESANSSAIHPMRIMEDENLDYDSNASSSSFEFHKGERSVHNPFTRSLSRPMPSKWNDAEKWIMNRQNAPVHYSKKNSSQNQTNRLPMTNIVRVAPESASYDHKLMISRTAETKRVDFCQPALHMGHEKFSFVPSGSHPVSDQAHGGNALTNLCPLSEDLKGVDHSDLSSTECSTENMTGTPAIRSVSMRDMGTEMTPVPSQEPSRTATPVGATTPLRSPTSSIPSTPRRGAPASTPVENTTDDESQIRTEKSKKELSGEELKLKTRREIVALGVQLGKMNIAEWASKDEHEKKKPCAETINMEDYERIEFETRAAAWEEVEKSKHMV; this is translated from the exons atGGAGTACGAGAGGATACACAAAGTTCAG ACTGGTATAATTTCTCCAAGTAAACTGAGGATGAAGCTCATGGGGCCTCACCATAAAAAAAAGGATGGATCAAACAGTAACTCTGCCAGAACTTCTCCTTCCAAGCTTGAGGATACCGAATTTGTGAGGAACGGCTTGTTAGCGTCCAACAATGGAGATTTTGATGAAG TTACATCTCCCAACTTAGAAGTTCTGCCGATCAAGCTACCCAGTGAAGCAGTCTTAAACCAGACTTTTTGCCAGCAGAAAGAGTCATTGCAGAAGGAAAATGGCGAAATGGGTCGCCTTAAAGTGCAACAGTTTTCAAAGTGTGAAAGTGCTAATTCAAGTGCAATTCATCCTATGAGAATCATGGAAGATGAAAATCTTGATTATGATAGCAATGCTAGCTCATCTAGCTTTGAGTTTCATAAAGGAGAGAGATCAGTACACAATCCGTTCACAAGATCGCTTTCAAGACCCATGCCATCTAAGTGGAATGATGCAGAGAAATGGATAATGAATAGGCAAAATGCACCTGTTCATTATTCTAAAAAGAATTCCtcacaaaaccaaacaaaccgGCTGCCAATGACAAATATTGTTAGGGTTGCTCCAGAATCTGCTAGTTATGATCACAAGTTAATGATTAGCAGAACAGCAGAGACAAAGAGGGTTGATTTCTGTCAACCTGCGTTACATATGGGGCATGAAAAGTTCTCTTTTGTCCCTTCTGGGAGTCACCCTGTTTCAGATCAAGCACATGGGGGGAATGCATTAACCAATCTATGTCCTCTAAGTGAGGATTTGAAGGGAGTTGATCACAGTGATTTATCCAGCACAGAATGTTCGACAGAAAATATGACAG GCACTCCTGCGATAAGATCAGTCTCAATGAGAGACATGGGAACAGAAATGACCCCTGTCCCAAGTCAAGAGCCTTCAAGGACAGCTACTCCTGTAGGAGCAACAACTCCACTCCGCAGCCCCACTTCCTCGATCCCATCTACTCCCCGAAGAGGGGCACCTGCTTCCACGCCTGTGGAGAACACCACTGATGATGAATCACAGATTCGaacagaaaaaagcaaaaaagaattGTCCGGGGAAGAATTGAAGCTCAAGACAAGAAGAGAAATTGTAGCCCTTGGTGTCCAGCTAGGTAAGATGAATATTGCTGAATGGGCAAGTAAAGATgagcatgaaaagaaaaaaccttgtGCTGAAACTATTAATATGGAGGATTATGAGCGGATTGAATTTGAGACACGCGCGGCTGCATGGGAGGAAgttgaaaaatcaaaacatatg GTTTAA
- the LOC132173114 gene encoding uncharacterized protein LOC132173114 isoform X1, protein MEYERIHKVQTGIISPSKLRMKLMGPHHKKKDGSNSNSARTSPSKLEDTEFVRNGLLASNNGDFDEVTSPNLEVLPIKLPSEAVLNQTFCQQKESLQKENGEMGRLKVQQFSKCESANSSAIHPMRIMEDENLDYDSNASSSSFEFHKGERSVHNPFTRSLSRPMPSKWNDAEKWIMNRQNAPVHYSKKNSSQNQTNRLPMTNIVRVAPESASYDHKLMISRTAETKRVDFCQPALHMGHEKFSFVPSGSHPVSDQAHGGNALTNLCPLSEDLKGVDHSDLSSTECSTENMTGTPAIRSVSMRDMGTEMTPVPSQEPSRTATPVGATTPLRSPTSSIPSTPRRGAPASTPVENTTDDESQIRTEKSKKELSGEELKLKTRREIVALGVQLGKMNIAEWASKDEHEKKKPCAETINMEDYERIEFETRAAAWEEVEKSKHMARFKREEIRIEAWESQQKAKLEAEMRRIEYQVEQMRAQAQVKMVKKIAMASQRSENKRAAAEARRNREAERTAAQAEYIRQTGRLPSTHYICCGWLS, encoded by the exons atGGAGTACGAGAGGATACACAAAGTTCAG ACTGGTATAATTTCTCCAAGTAAACTGAGGATGAAGCTCATGGGGCCTCACCATAAAAAAAAGGATGGATCAAACAGTAACTCTGCCAGAACTTCTCCTTCCAAGCTTGAGGATACCGAATTTGTGAGGAACGGCTTGTTAGCGTCCAACAATGGAGATTTTGATGAAG TTACATCTCCCAACTTAGAAGTTCTGCCGATCAAGCTACCCAGTGAAGCAGTCTTAAACCAGACTTTTTGCCAGCAGAAAGAGTCATTGCAGAAGGAAAATGGCGAAATGGGTCGCCTTAAAGTGCAACAGTTTTCAAAGTGTGAAAGTGCTAATTCAAGTGCAATTCATCCTATGAGAATCATGGAAGATGAAAATCTTGATTATGATAGCAATGCTAGCTCATCTAGCTTTGAGTTTCATAAAGGAGAGAGATCAGTACACAATCCGTTCACAAGATCGCTTTCAAGACCCATGCCATCTAAGTGGAATGATGCAGAGAAATGGATAATGAATAGGCAAAATGCACCTGTTCATTATTCTAAAAAGAATTCCtcacaaaaccaaacaaaccgGCTGCCAATGACAAATATTGTTAGGGTTGCTCCAGAATCTGCTAGTTATGATCACAAGTTAATGATTAGCAGAACAGCAGAGACAAAGAGGGTTGATTTCTGTCAACCTGCGTTACATATGGGGCATGAAAAGTTCTCTTTTGTCCCTTCTGGGAGTCACCCTGTTTCAGATCAAGCACATGGGGGGAATGCATTAACCAATCTATGTCCTCTAAGTGAGGATTTGAAGGGAGTTGATCACAGTGATTTATCCAGCACAGAATGTTCGACAGAAAATATGACAG GCACTCCTGCGATAAGATCAGTCTCAATGAGAGACATGGGAACAGAAATGACCCCTGTCCCAAGTCAAGAGCCTTCAAGGACAGCTACTCCTGTAGGAGCAACAACTCCACTCCGCAGCCCCACTTCCTCGATCCCATCTACTCCCCGAAGAGGGGCACCTGCTTCCACGCCTGTGGAGAACACCACTGATGATGAATCACAGATTCGaacagaaaaaagcaaaaaagaattGTCCGGGGAAGAATTGAAGCTCAAGACAAGAAGAGAAATTGTAGCCCTTGGTGTCCAGCTAGGTAAGATGAATATTGCTGAATGGGCAAGTAAAGATgagcatgaaaagaaaaaaccttgtGCTGAAACTATTAATATGGAGGATTATGAGCGGATTGAATTTGAGACACGCGCGGCTGCATGGGAGGAAgttgaaaaatcaaaacatatggCAAG GTTTAAGCGTGAAGAAATAAGAATCGAGGCATGGGAAAGTCAGCAGAAGGCAAAACTAGAAGCAGAGATGCGGAGAATAGAG TACCAAGTTGAACAAATGAGAGCCCAAGCTCAAGTGAAGATGGTGAAGAAGATTGCAATGGCAAGTCAAAGATCAGAAAATAAACGGGCTGCTGCGGAAGCCAGAAGAAATCGCGAGGCAGAAAGAACTGCAGCACAAGCAGAATATATTCGGCAAACAGGGCGGTTGCCATCCACACATTACATCTGTTGTGGTTGGCTATCATAA